One window from the genome of Toxotes jaculatrix isolate fToxJac2 chromosome 17, fToxJac2.pri, whole genome shotgun sequence encodes:
- the mgaa gene encoding MAX dimerization protein MGA a isoform X1, producing the protein MASKKEKAMVFHHEGEPTPVAAPAPNHPPPCFAVPKPGKASESGMERNTHATSEEADMMGKPNIYSSKKATMTSGGLSAMKHSTSSNPHSDNLSPDSICKGIRVTLDNNSMWNEFFRCKTEMILTKQGSRMFPYCRFRISGLQPFRKYSLIMDIYPLDNSCYKWTGKSWQVAGKAECHEKSQPFAHPESPSMGQHWMQNPVSFYKMKLTNNISDEEGNTILHPMHRYLPRLHVVQTDKAAKDIKLNGPGVVTFTFPQTEFMAVTAYQNSRFVKLKVDYNPFAKGLKEDGSSSWGLKLKLKDSHKDGGTTTNDQHPVKKSLKSLLANHKPRSSKAVDSKSLASGDLQKNSTADKDQSTAKVPWETSCSSLPAQKLFSELIREAHVSLQRCNLEQLGINSNTSHRTELANTKTTALKSNREDVPKKDSLSVKTDSETSPAKNDTVLTKRKIKEDKHLLNSLNFKDNVVADDSEVSNVVASPVVSQNSPVESEHQSKPEAPSEVNVRQHKRPAPVPLPALALFLKQHSTKSRKAKNKPSSLPPALPSESLSKSQSSARAPACLPSDNAGKATGPLKDLTGDVTKSDNQASGHTCADFQAVETTLQPPSPSCQNAVATTEPEGQRTDDRLISLSVAESPSSELAVPDGTPVLPYLDQPFSTPGTSTSTISSTLATSSAFPVLSPPLDTVLTAMNSPQKPTFTEPSTLPSGSPTIKCDSLLSDPECSFGFEPLSPASSPEPLPPLPASLALELNSTTSEPTPKTVPPEEPQQAEDFAASVFKWHTVLPPPEPYIDTSFTTFQLTSQTLPLGSVKSPLLSSSTPSHSEPQTLDTSTSTPPPDGTPSFQENEQSLPFPAELSPLALQLPLSPTFSSLDGDGLSPTPSITDLVHFFSTDDDLGMGVEFSNTEAVVLTCPPLTTAEASASGPFHQVQPTPANKPPKRKKKSRRRKLAKMDSDQKIDHSNYTSMQPNLEEVEEQLFISFTSKEALKLHIADTSEGTVTQSQTTPEGHLLQSADTPENAESLEQRISACEKILLRDLKLMKHKQVIHPVLQQVGLKMNLLDPTLAIDLQYLGVCLPIPPPGFPPELLSQKLPLSQGVSTAFVSRTGKTTDVTQIKGWREKFSPSEAPSAPSSSKPEAGPSTDLPKKNLSAFCSDMLDEYLENEGKLIDERAASFSQPLVEPVMYELPTRSTSYVRTLSSVLKKHTASSPTPDLISGFIPPSKRPKLSLKGTKMSRTGERKQKGPKQTKLRPEPEPSPAEPNLIPKQPGIHSPAAPPPSDHTEPFTEPHKSKKNQLKVRFSHTEPLTRSPQTSPFKKRRKLKPKTSSQTLSPSRSMAPLLDVSEDLAPLESDSELGTGADVGGETQRDSGPVMTRALLRQKDLEDGVVWEGRPRTSITEERAVIALTSLFTLMGFVSENPTAPIQLIRRRAPPCLNEFCRLGCVCSSLSHCSRISHCGRPHCMFGCSCLKQKVVLLKNLDGSDSSPSHHESTKRRRRRRRMKMAYILKEAESVSQPSEQVRILWKKDDRDSHPDPDPDPVHVPEPACLLRSTESRENKSSCARVRGYRGKKKNPKQKETIKHVRSKAVQLSPLKQRDLTLKETKTRTSSPPPADEPAQPAPFSQSPPPELTPKPSKRLIILAECKWASDADRNHVLKKLCEAMAQDRLDDPFWIRKYLISPVSQTVEDSGSDHCIQYKIHISRPRVEREKAAAPPKPAQQGNQGKEKPQQQDHLGQANGEAEPLKAWPRKVMEVEEPLEDWQREVEEEDIQEEAGSTLHQVDDGRERSGGKMKMKATKKKKVIMALPFLTGISPAGFLSANRKQPGGTDHLVQVNGKLYPLAKIQLGKMGALHPANRLAAYLTGRVGPSRDQQGSSSSSSSSSKPCETQSSAPTPQTISASSNLTAATATTTATPPRPWPPVTMLTLQTSPTVLQPAALRVDQSAASCELPAGEAPQGVGTRVVTVRVYPSPAGGGGQVRAAPAACGSSAPSTASQVSSSVIGGANLCLGSAPTEASHMWIQFPGPHMKVPVSGVASRLPPPRSNSQGMVLQPVRTASGVQYYRRPDGKLVQLVPISQLRPVKPNLPVGRALPPSSLRTPAVAVVNQTPSQTSVTTPSCSSSSSLSSLRSLSVPPVPVPLCPSSGFLSQKDTCTFKILPTKSNKEPIIITCPKPPPQKPIKVVTAPGCFTLLQPPPNPPAIPVNLVSLRPSTGQGAELGVKKVAVSGVPGGPTKVLVPQKPASSQTSTTSQTHAEKTHRAPPPPAPSGSEVTPVPPPNPRAQPELACDLVDVDIICVDHKMGLVTTETQSVEVVDPTGSSSGETENSSDFGDELYSEEEKETITANHRHIHNVLERQRRLRMLQLFNGLRREVGLSEKRTSKIFTLKKAVQMIQELRTTETELKKKKRRLMKRRDQYLSTIAPTTDKSPQVMSGESVTNQRQGTGRTQRADLMDVDLLDRTDELMDDSSDEDRVYAEAGVAAEEGEGQSVAVETAEENRALSVDQRRLERKMKNSENSLSVKTTGGAQNIAAAFRALSSVLNTKNSSKRLLLEQARQQIHTLQTEVQRLKSVKTLLKQQRDAYVTEISHVSGKSRQRILRKLQHLSSKQMKMEKQERRPTANQLSAAAGGGASDLPAGRTADGAIITTSSNLQQQTPPVPPTPVSPLLTITHVQTPVHQPQRVPQVLKPIMAPPSVSHKAAVVRDRPRTIPNILSRSKNPAPSSPLLTTTVEGEAPPFQALAPVEVLSLVGAPLPGHLVRTLSPLMVGPTVCQTSPAPGMAPVTLNVPGLTKQQIHPTSLPRPPTGKIYSSSAPLTITDLTAANFSNLLDLVRPATTQELQQPQAATAQQLQIQPRQVPAAQPAPPPHQAVSAGSDLSSDRINEQDRALSLTDSSPEALSSSPPSNQSPSSSVRPGLSADGHVEVGVGGPLVPERQLQTRGDGESESLTSLLNELVFLNQQTVSTATKARVSEGDDAVGGATEQARASSPWLLQLDSDSDDAVTMEMGKEHTESGPETGQANGSTEGCVLAPPPLLQMKVGGAKGADPASRDVAAEGGGDGGQGRVEGGTAWRPMPRLVPLGLRGNPSS; encoded by the exons GTCTCCTGATAGTATTTGCAAAGGCATCAGAGTAACGCTGGACAACAACAGCATGTGGAACGAGTTCTTCAGATGCAAAACAGAGATGATTCTGACTAAGCAAGGCAGCAGGATGTTCCCCTACTGTCGCTTTCGCATCTCGGGCTTGCAGCCATTTAGAAAGTACTCGCTGATCATGGATATTTATCCTTTAGACAACAGTTGTTACAAGTGGACTGGCAAGAGCTGGCAAGTTGCTGGAAAAGCAGAGTGTCATGAAAAGAGTCAACCTTTTGCTCATCCAGAATCCCCATCTATGGGTCAACACTGGATGCAGAATCCAGTGTCTTTTTATAAAATGAAGCTCACAAACAACATTTCAGACGAAGAAGGGAACACTATCCTGCATCCGATGCACCGCTACTTGCCACGACTGCACGTAGTCCAAACTGACAAGGCTGCCAAAGACATTAAGCTAAATGGTCCTGGTGTTGTCACATTTACTTTCCCCCAGACTGAGTTTATGGCTGTCACTGCTTACCAGAACTCACGGTTTGTTAAGCTCAAAGTTGACTACAACCCTTTTGCCAAAGGACTGAAGGAGGACGGGTCCAGTTCATGGGGCTTGAAGCTGAAATTGAAAGACTCGCACAAAGATGGAGGCACGACAACCAACGATCAGCATCCTGTGAAGAAGAGCTTGAAGTCTTTGCTTGCAAACCACAAACCTAGAAGCTCAAAAGCAGTGGATTCAAAATCTTTAGCATCAGGTGACCTTCAGAAAAATTCCACAGCAGACAAAGATCAGTCAACTGCCAAGGTTCCCTGGGAAACTTCGTG CAGTTCACTTCCAGCTCAGAAGTTGTTCTCTGAACTTATTCGGGAAGCTCATGTTTCACTGCAGCGATGTAACCTGGAGCAGCTGGGTATCAATAGCAATACCTCTCATAGAACTGAGCTAGCAAACACTAAAACCACAGCTTTGAAAAGCAACAGAGAAGATGTTCCCAAGAAGGACAGCTTATCTGTCaaaacagacagtgaaacaTCACCTGCAAAGAATGACACTGTTTTaacaaagaggaaaattaaGGAGGACAAGCACCTTTTGAATTCACTGAACTTCAAGGACAATGTTGTGGCAGATGATTCTGAGGTCAGTAATGTTGTTGCTTCTCCTGTAGTGTCCCAGAACTCCCCAGTGGAGTCAGAGCACCAGTCTAAACCCGAAGCGCCATCAGAGGTGAATGTAAGGCAGCATAAACGGCCGGCTCCTGTACCTCTGCCAGCCCTTGCTCTCTTTTTGAAGCAACATTCGACAAAATCTAGAAAGGCCAAGAACAAGCCAAGCTCTCTGCCCCCAGCACTCCCTTCTGAATCTCTGTCTAAATCACAGAGTTCTGCTCGAGCTCCTGCGTGTCTGCCTTCCGATAATGCAGGCAAAGCAACCGGTCCCCTGAAAGATCTCACTGGTGATGTCACAAAATCCGACAACCAGGCCTCCGGACATACTTGTGCAGATTTTCAAGCAGTTGAAACAACCCTTCAGCCTCCCAGTCCATCATGCCAAAATGCTGTTGCCACTACAGAGCCAGAGGGACAAAGAACTGATGATCGGTTGATCTCCCTTTCAGTTGCTGAAAGCCCAAGCTCAGAACTGGCAGTGCCAGATGGTACTCCAGTCTTACCCTACTTAGATCAGCCATTTAGTACCCCTGGGACATCGACATCCACCATTTCTTCAACTCTTGCTACCTcttctgcatttcctgttttgtcacCACCCCTTGACACAGTGTTAACTGCCATGAACTCACCACAAAAACCAACCTTCACTGAGCCTTCCACACTACCGTCAGGTTCCCCCACTATAAAGTGTGATTCATTGCTCTCTGACCCAGAGTGttcttttggctttgagcctttGTCACCTGCAAGCTCTCCAGAACCTTTACCTCCTCTGCCTGCCTCATTAGCTTTAGAACTCAACTCCACTACTTCTGAACCAACTCCAAAAACAGTACCTCCCGAGGAGCCACAACAAGCTGAAGATTTTGCTGCATCTGTGTTTAAATGGCATACAGTGTTACCTCCACCTGAGCCGTACATAGACACTTCATTCACTACATTTCAGCTCACATCACAGACACTTCCTTTAGGGTCTGTCAAATCACCTTTGCTATCTTCCTCCACTCCCTCCCACTCTGAACCACAGACTCTTGACACCTCCACATCCACGCCTCCCCCTGATGGTACTCCATCATTTCAAGAGAACGAACAGTCGCTACCCTTTCCAGCAGAACTGTCCCCCCTTGCACTCCAGTTGCCGCTGTCTCCAACTTTTTCTTCATTAGATGGAGACGGGTTGTCACCCACGCCTTCAATCACAGACCTCGTGCACTTTTTCTCCACTGATGATGACCTTGGGATGGGAGTGGAGTtttcaaacacagaggcagtggTTCTTACCTGCCCACCTCTTACTACAGCGGAGGCAAGTGCAAGTGGGCCCTTTCACCAAGTGCAACCAACCCCAGCCAACAAACCCCCCAAGCGCAAGAAGAAATCCCGGCGGCGGAAGCTTGCCAAGATGGATAGTGATCAGAAGATTGATCATTCCAATTACACTAGCATGCAGCCTAACCTCGAGGAAGTGGAGGAGCAATTATTTATCTCGTTCACGTCCAAG GAGGCCCTCAAGCTTCACATCGCAGACACATCTGAAGGAACTGTCACACAATCTCAGACAACACCTGAAGGTCACCTGCTACAATCTGCTGACACACCTGAGAACG CAGAGAGTCTGGAGCAGAGAATCTCTGCCTGCGAGAAGATTCTCCTGAGAGACCTGAAGCTGATGAAGCACAAACAGGTCATTCACCCTGTGCTGCAGCAAG TGGGTTTGAAGATGAACCTGCTGGATCCGACTCTAGCCATAGACCTGCAGTACCTAGGAGTCTGTCTGCCCATCCCCCCTCCTGGATTTCCTCCAGAGCTGCTGAGCCAGAAGCTGCCTCTGTCTCAAG gtgtTTCTACAGCGTTTGTGTCCAGAACAGGAAAAACCACAGACGTGACTCAGATTAAAGGTTGGAGAGAGAAATTCTCTCCATCAGAGGCTCCATCTGCTCCTTCATCATCCAAACCTGAAG CTGGTCCCAGTACAGATCTGCCAAAGAAGAACCTGTCAGCGTTCTGCAGCGACATGTTGGATGAGTATCTGGAGAACGAAGGGAAGCTGATTGACGAGCGAGCCGCCAGCTTCTCTCAGCCTCTGGTGGAGCCAGTGATGTACGAGCTCCCCACCAGGAGCACCAGCTACGTCCGGACCCTGAGCAGCGTCCTGAAGAAACATACTGCCAGCTCCCCCACCCCTGACCTCATATCAGGATTCATTCCCCCCTCCAAGAGACCCAAACTCTCCCTCAAAGGGACAAAAATGTccaggacaggagagaggaaacagaaaggtCCAAAACAGACCAAACTCAGACCAGAACCTGAACCAAGTCCAGCTGAACCAAACCTGATCCCTAAACAGCCTGGAATCCACAGCCCAGCTGCACCACCCCCATCAGACCACACAGAACCTTTCACTGAACCTCACAAGTCCAAGAAAAACCAGTTGAAGGTCCGATTCAGCCACACAGAGCCATTAACTCGCTCCCCTCAGACCTCCCCCTttaagaagaggaggaaacttAAACCCAAGACCTCATCTCAGACTCTTAGCCCCTCCAGGTCCATGGCCCCCCTGCTGGACGTCTCAGAGGACCTGGCTCCTCTGGAGTCAGACTCTGAGCTCGGGACCGGTGCTGATGTGGGTGGTGAAACCCAGAGGGACAGCGGACCAGTGATGACTCGAGCTCTGCTCAGACAGAAAGACCTAGAGGATGGGGTGGTGTGGGAGGGCCGACCCAGGACCAGCATCACAGAGGAGAGGGCCGTCATCGCCCTGACGTCCCTCTTCACACTAATG GGTTTTGTCAGTGAGAACCCCACCGCTCCCATCCAGCTGATCCGGAGACGAGCCCCCCCCTGTCTGAATGAGTTTTGCAGGCTGGGCTGTGTCTGCTCCAGTCTGTCCCACTGCTCCAGGATCAGCCACTGCGGCCGGCCTCACTGCATGTTTGGCTGTAGCTGCCTAAAACAGAAGGTGGTCCTCCTCAAGAACCTGGACGGCTCCGACTCCAGCCCCTCCCACCATGAAAGCACaaagcggaggaggaggaggaggaggatgaagatggcTTACA TTCTGAAGGAGGCGGAAAGCGTTTCCCAGCCTAGTGAGCAAGTCCGAATTCTGTGGAAGAAGGACGATAGAGACTCAcatccagatccagatccagaccCAGTCCATGTCCCTGAACCAGCCTGCCTGCTCCGCTCCACT gagagcagagagaataAGAGCAGCTGTGCCAGGGTCAGAGGttacagaggaaagaagaagaacccCAAACAGAAG GAGACGATTAAACATGTGAGGTCCAAAGCTGTCCAGCTGAGTCCTTTAAAACAGAGAGACTTGACACTGAAGGAAACAAAGACCAGAACCTCCAGCCCCCCTCCAG CAGATGAACCAGCTCAGCCAGCGCCTTTCAGCCAGAGTCCTCCCCCAGAGCTGACCCCGAAGCCGTCGAAGCGCTTGATCATCTTGGCAGAGTGCAAGTGGGCGAGCGACGCAGACCGAAACCACGTGTTAAAGAAGCTGTGCGAGGCGATGGCTCAGGACCGCCTGGACGATCCTTTCTGGATCAGGAAATATCTCATCAGTCCTGTCAGCCAGACTGTGGAGGACAGCGGCAGCGACCACTGCATCCAGTACAAAATCCACATCTCCAGACCCAGAGTGGAGCGGGagaaagcagcagcaccaccgAAACCAGCACAACAAGGAAACCAGGGAAAGgaaaaaccacaacaacag gacCACCTGGGACAGGCGAACGGGGAGGCGGAGCCTCTGAAGGCCTGGCCACGAAaggtgatggaggtggaggagccTCTAGAGGACTGGCAgcgggaggtggaggaagaggacatCCAGGAGGAGGCGGGCTCAACACTTCATCAAGTGGATGACGGGAgggagaggagtggagggaaaatgaaaatgaaagcaacgaagaagaagaaggtcatcATGGCTCTGCCTTTCCTAACAGGAATCTCCCCTGCCGGATTCCTCTCAGCCAATAGGAAACAGCCGGGAGGGACAGACCACCTGGTCCAG GTAAACGGGAAGCTGTATCCTCTGGCTAAGATCCAGTTGGGGAAGATGGGGGCGCTCCACCCAGCGAACCGTCTGGCAGCCTATCTGACTGGGCGGGTGGGGCCCAGCAGAGACCAACAAggctcctcttcatcctcctcatcctcttcaaaACCTTGTGAGACCCAGAGTTCGGCACCGACCCCCCAGACCATCTCGGCTTCCTCTAACCTCACTGCcgccaccgccaccaccactgCTACTCCACCCAGACCATGGCCGCCAGTCACAATGCTCACCCTCCAAACCTCCCCCACAG TGCTTCAGCCCGCCGCCCTCAGGGTCGACCAATCAGCTGCTTCCTGTGAGCTGCCTGCAGGTGAAGCACCTCAGGGGGTGGGGACCCGGGTTGTCACAGTGAGGGTGTACCCAAGTCCTGCAGGGGGAGGCGGTCAGGTCAGAGCGGCACCGGCAGCTTGTGGTAGCTCCGCCCCCTCAACAG CCTCGCAGgtgagcagctctgtgattggtGGAGCCAATCTGTGTCTGGGCTCAGCGCCTACTGAAGCCTCTCACATGTGGATTCAGTTCCCGGGTCCTCACATGAAGGTTCCTGTATCGGGTGTGGCTTCACGCCTCCCGCCACCACGTTCTAACAGTCAGGGGATGGTCCTGCAGCCAGTTCGCACGGCGTCAGGAGTCCAGTATTACCGCAGACCAGATGGTAAACTGGTGCAGCTGGTTCCCATCAGCCAGCTGAGACCAGTCAAACCAAACCTGCCTGTTGGGAGAG CGCTCCCCCCTTCTTCACTTCGGACTCCGGCCGTCGCTGTCGTTAATCAAACACCATCGCAGACCTCAGTAACTACaccttcctgctcctcctcttcctcactgtccAGCCTCCGGTCCCTCTCTGTGCCGCCCGTCCCCGTCCCCCTCTGCCCCAGCTCTGGTTTCCTTTCTCAGAAGGATACGTGCACCTTTAAAATCCTCCCCACCAAGTCCAACAAGGAGCCGATCATCATCACCTGTcctaaaccccccccccaaaaaccTATCAAGGTGGTGACGGCTCCGGGCTGCTTCACCCTCCTCCAGcctccccccaacccccctGCCATCCCGGTGAACCTCGTCTCCCTCAGACCCTCCACAGGTCAGGGGGCTGAGCTGGGGGTCAAAAAGGTGGCAGTGTCTGGCGTCCCAGGTGGTCCCACCAAGGTCTTAGTCCCTCAGAAACCTGCTTCTTCTCAAACCTCCACCACCTCTCAGACCCATGCAGAAAAGACTCACAGAGCCCCACCCCCACCTGCTCcttcagggtcagaggtcacacctGTACCCCCTCCAAACCCCCGTGCTCAGCCTGAGCTGGCTTGCGACCTGGTGGACGTGGACATCATTTGCGTGGACCACAAGATGGGGCTTGTTACCACCGAGACGCAGTCCGTGGAGGTGGTGGACCCGACGGGGTCGTCGAGCGGAGAGACGGAAAACTCGTCAGACTTTGGAGACGAGTTGTAcagtgaagaagagaaggagacgATCACAGCAAACCAT cgaCACATTCATAATGTGCTGGAGAGGCAGCGTCGACTGAGGATGCTGCAGCTGTTCAACGGtctgaggagggaggtgggactGAGCGAGAAGAGGACGTCAAAGATCTTCACCCTTAAGAAG GCGGTGCAGATGATCCAGGAGCTGAGGACGActgaaactgagctgaagaagaagaagaggaggctgatgaagaggagggacCAGTACCTGTCCACCATCGCTCCAACAACAG aTAAGAGCCCACAGGTGATGAGCGGAGAGTCTGTCACCAATCAGAGGCAAGGGACGGggagaacacagagagcagatCTGATGGACGTGGACCTGTTAGACCGGACGGACGAGCTGATGGACGACTCGTCTGACGAGGACAGGGTCTACGCAGAGGCCGGCGTTGCTGCT gaggaaggggagggtcAGAGTGTCGCCGTGGAGACGGCGGAGGAGAACAGAGCACTGAGCGTGGATCAGAGGAGgctggagaggaagatgaagaactCAGA GAACAGTTTGAGCGTGAAGACGACGGGTGGAGCTCAGAACATCGCTGCTGCCTTCAGGGCTCTCAGTTCAGTCTTGAACACCAAAAACTCTTCAAAGAGACTTCTGTTAGAACAG GCTCGTCAGCAGATCCACACTCTGCAGACGGAGGTGCAGAGACTGAAGAGTGTGAAGACACttctgaagcagcagagagacgcCTACGTCACAGAGATCTCCCACGTATCAG GTAAAAGTAGGCAGAGAATTCTGAGGAAGCTGCAGCACCTCTCGTCcaaacagatgaagatggagaaacaggagagacgcccaacagccaatcagctgtcagcagcagcagggggtgGGGCCTCTGATCTTCCAGCGGGACGCACGGCCGATGGCGCCATCATAACCACATCGTccaacctgcagcagcagactcCACCGGTTCCTCCCACTCCAGTTTCTCCCCTGCTCACCATCACACATGTCCAAACACCTGTCCATCAGCCTCAAAGGGTCCCTCAGGTGTTGAAGCCCATCATGGCTCCTCCTTCTGTATCCCACAAGGCAGCTGTGGTGAGGGACCGCCCGAGGACAATCCCAAACATCCTGTCTCGCAGTAAAAATCCAGCTCCGTCGTCTCCTCTGCTCACCACGACTGTGGAAG GTGAAGCTCCCCCCTTTCAGGCTCTGGCACCAGTTGAGGTTCTGTCTCTGGTCGGTGCACCGTTGCCAGGACACCTGGTCCGGACCCTGAGTCCACTGATGGTGGGACCCACGGTTTGCCAGACGTCTCCTGCGCCAG GCATGGCCCCGGTCACCCTCAACGTCCCCGGTTTGACCAAGCAGCAGATCCATCCCACCTCACTGCCCCGCCCCCCAACCGGTAAGATCTACAGCAGCTCCGCCCCCCTCACCATCACTGACTTAACAG CTGCAAACTTCAGCAACCTGCTGGACCTGGTTCGACCAGCAACTACACAGGAACTACAGCAACCACAGGCAGCAACTGCACAGCAACTACAAATACAACCACGGCAGGTTCCAGCTGCTcagcccgccccccctccccaccagGCGGTCTCTGCTGGATCTGACCTTTCCTCAGACCGGATCAATGAGCAGGACCGGGCTCTGtccctgactgacagcagcccTGAGGCCTTGTCATCATCTCCACCCTCCAACCAGAGCCCGTCGTCCTCCGTGCGTCCAGGTCTGAGCGCCGATGGTCACGTTGAGGTCGGAGTGGGGGGGCCTCTGGTTCCGGAACGGCAGCTCCAGACCAGAGGAGATGGTGAGAGTGAGAGTCTGACATCCCTCCTCAACGAGCTCGTCTTCCTCAACCAGCAGACTGTCTCCACGGCGACAAAAGCAAGGGTCTCTGAGGGGGACGATGCAGTGGGTGGAGCCACAGAGCAGGCTCGAGCCAGCAGCCCCTGGCTCCTGCAGCTGGACTCGGACTCTGACGACGCCGTTACCATGGAGATGGGGAAGGAGCACACGGAGAGCGGACCTGAGACAGGACAGGCCAACGGGAGCACAGAGGGTTGCGTCCTGGCCCCGCCTCCTCTGCTGCAAATGAAGGTGGGCGGGGCTAAGGGGGCAGACCCGGCCAGTAGGGACGTAGCAGCAGAAGGAGGGGGAGACGGGGGAcaggggagggtggaggggggcaCGGCCTGGAGGCCGATGCCGAGGCTGGTTCCTCTGGGACTGAGAGGAAACCCGTCCAGCTGA